A single Tuberibacillus sp. Marseille-P3662 DNA region contains:
- a CDS encoding dihydrodipicolinate synthase family protein yields MSDFIYLPQQDGSTYKYELSQTEALSKPSQKTFDSRVAYSAAHVVANPFGTTDPVRQPVIDWEQTMQYRHYLWSLGLSVAEAMDTAQRGMGLQWQHAKELITRSVKEAKSVNGNIASGAGTDHLEPDPSVTLEDVVNAYEEQVAHVEGAGSKVILMASRALASCAKSPEDYEYVYGKILDQVSQPITLHWLGDMFDPNLAGYWGYDDLDEAMDVCLRIIHTHANKIEGIKISLLDDQKEIKMRRRLPESVRMYTGDDFNYPSLIEGDEQGYSHALLGIFDAIAPAAASALHDLDEGKIGTFRETLDRTVPLARHIFQKPTYAYKTGVVFLAYLNGHQSHFRMIAGTESARSILHLTELFELADQAHVLTNPERAIERMKPILQLAGIEQTEAVK; encoded by the coding sequence ATGAGTGATTTTATTTATCTACCTCAACAGGATGGATCCACGTATAAATATGAATTGTCACAAACTGAGGCATTGTCAAAACCTTCTCAGAAGACCTTCGATTCTCGTGTGGCCTATTCGGCGGCCCATGTCGTGGCCAATCCGTTTGGAACTACTGATCCTGTCAGACAACCAGTCATTGACTGGGAGCAAACGATGCAATATCGACATTACCTCTGGTCACTTGGATTGTCGGTAGCTGAAGCCATGGACACAGCGCAGAGAGGCATGGGTTTGCAATGGCAACATGCAAAAGAACTTATCACTCGATCGGTCAAAGAAGCGAAAAGTGTTAATGGTAACATTGCTAGCGGTGCAGGTACTGATCATCTCGAACCGGATCCATCTGTTACTTTAGAGGATGTTGTGAATGCATACGAAGAGCAAGTCGCACATGTCGAAGGGGCCGGAAGTAAGGTTATATTAATGGCGAGCCGAGCGCTTGCATCATGTGCTAAATCTCCGGAGGACTATGAATATGTCTACGGAAAAATTCTTGATCAAGTCTCACAGCCAATTACTTTACATTGGCTAGGAGATATGTTTGATCCTAATTTAGCAGGATATTGGGGTTATGACGACTTAGATGAAGCGATGGATGTTTGCCTCCGCATTATTCATACGCATGCTAATAAAATTGAAGGCATCAAAATATCATTACTGGACGATCAAAAAGAAATTAAAATGCGCCGGCGGTTGCCGGAAAGTGTTCGGATGTACACTGGAGATGACTTTAATTATCCATCCTTGATTGAAGGTGATGAGCAAGGTTACAGTCATGCGCTACTAGGCATTTTTGATGCGATCGCACCCGCTGCGGCTTCTGCCTTGCATGACTTGGACGAAGGAAAGATCGGAACGTTCCGTGAAACATTAGATCGCACAGTTCCGCTTGCTCGTCACATTTTTCAGAAGCCTACTTATGCCTACAAAACGGGCGTGGTGTTCTTAGCTTATTTAAATGGTCATCAATCTCATTTTCGGATGATAGCAGGAACGGAAAGTGCCCGTTCTATTCTTCATCTGACTGAACTCTTTGAACTTGCCGACCAAGCCCATGTACTAACTAATCCGGAACGGGCTATCGAAAGGATGAAGCCAATCCTACAACTGGCCGGTATTGAGCAAACGGAGGCTGTGAAATGA
- a CDS encoding sugar phosphate isomerase/epimerase family protein, whose protein sequence is MSVDVNRISLNQITTESWSLKEAIDGCVRHDIPTISVWRHKIAEFGLKESKHMIEASGLGVSSVCRGGMFPAPTISERRERIDDNKRAIEEAAELGSDVLVLVCGPAPKKDLQEGRRWVQEGIESLIPFAEQHNVKLGIEPLHPMYAADRSVITTLGEANALQQSLESPQVGVIVDVFHVWWDPFLYEAIERAKGHILGFHVSDWRVPLPDIFKGRSMMGDGVIDIPRIRQAVEINGYYGPIEVEVINQAIWDRPGDETLQLMKERFAQHV, encoded by the coding sequence ATGAGTGTAGATGTCAATAGAATCAGTTTAAATCAGATTACGACAGAAAGTTGGTCATTGAAGGAAGCGATCGACGGCTGTGTTCGTCATGATATTCCGACGATTTCCGTCTGGCGTCATAAAATCGCTGAATTTGGTTTGAAAGAAAGTAAGCACATGATTGAGGCATCAGGCCTTGGCGTCTCAAGTGTTTGTCGAGGAGGGATGTTTCCAGCGCCCACGATTTCAGAACGAAGAGAACGCATCGATGATAATAAACGAGCGATCGAAGAAGCCGCTGAATTAGGGAGTGACGTGCTCGTCCTTGTCTGCGGGCCAGCTCCAAAGAAAGATTTGCAGGAAGGTCGTCGATGGGTGCAGGAAGGCATTGAATCGTTAATCCCGTTTGCCGAACAGCACAATGTCAAGTTAGGCATTGAACCGCTACATCCCATGTATGCCGCCGATAGATCGGTCATCACAACGCTGGGTGAAGCTAATGCCTTGCAACAATCATTGGAATCCCCACAGGTGGGAGTCATTGTCGATGTGTTTCATGTCTGGTGGGATCCCTTCTTATATGAAGCAATAGAACGTGCCAAGGGACATATCCTAGGGTTTCATGTGTCGGATTGGAGAGTCCCTCTGCCTGATATCTTTAAAGGGCGCTCGATGATGGGGGATGGTGTTATTGATATCCCGCGTATTAGGCAAGCGGTTGAAATAAATGGCTATTACGGACCGATCGAGGTCGAAGTTATTAATCAGGCCATTTGGGATAGGCCTGGGGATGAGACATTGCAGCTGATGAAAGAACGCTTCGCCCAGCATGTATAG
- a CDS encoding carbohydrate ABC transporter permease, translated as MDVKLERSYPVKVKQKTSLKQLFFSQKLAPYIFVLPFIIVFLVFFLYPIIDMISMSFHRVLPGVHDFIGLQNYNRITNQHFVHAIKNTIVYTIWTLIILIPIPLFLATVLNSKFLRFKNGFKAMLYMPSLTSVIVGGIIFSLMFSETDTALINSLLIKIGLKPQAWTMGATTGMFLMVALASWRWMGVNILYFLAGLQNIPNELYEAAEMDGANRFYKFFKITVPLLKPVTIFTLTISLFAGFRMFEESYVLWKGNSPNDIGLTIVGYIYQLAFSYNNMGAAAAVGVVLLIIVSVLCFVMLKFFGVFKED; from the coding sequence ATAGATGTGAAACTTGAGCGTTCTTATCCCGTCAAAGTAAAGCAGAAGACCAGCCTGAAACAGCTCTTCTTTTCTCAGAAACTGGCACCCTACATTTTTGTATTACCTTTTATCATTGTTTTTCTAGTGTTTTTCTTATACCCCATTATAGACATGATTTCGATGAGTTTTCATCGTGTATTACCAGGTGTTCACGATTTTATTGGTTTGCAAAATTACAACCGGATTACGAATCAACATTTTGTTCATGCGATTAAAAATACGATTGTGTATACAATATGGACACTGATTATTTTGATTCCCATTCCTTTATTCTTAGCAACGGTTCTAAATTCGAAATTTTTACGTTTTAAAAATGGATTTAAAGCAATGCTTTATATGCCTTCGCTAACTTCTGTTATTGTGGGCGGTATTATCTTTAGTTTAATGTTCAGTGAAACTGATACTGCTTTAATTAATTCACTGTTAATTAAAATAGGGTTAAAACCACAGGCATGGACCATGGGGGCTACAACCGGCATGTTTCTAATGGTAGCACTTGCTTCCTGGCGATGGATGGGGGTCAATATTTTATATTTTTTGGCGGGCTTGCAGAACATCCCCAATGAATTGTACGAGGCGGCCGAAATGGATGGTGCGAATCGATTCTATAAGTTCTTTAAAATCACTGTTCCACTTTTGAAACCGGTAACAATTTTCACTTTAACAATAAGCTTGTTTGCTGGATTCAGAATGTTCGAGGAAAGTTATGTCCTTTGGAAAGGCAATTCTCCTAATGACATCGGACTCACTATCGTTGGCTATATTTATCAGCTTGCTTTTAGTTATAACAACATGGGGGCAGCTGCCGCGGTGGGTGTCGTGTTGTTAATTATCGTGTCAGTTTTATGTTTCGTTATGCTGAAATTCTTTGGCGTTTTTAAGGAGGATTAA
- a CDS encoding ABC transporter substrate-binding protein, translated as MNRISRIAISLVLLVGFTISGCSNAKQSGTSEDGATKITLWSFVEMHLNFYEDAAKRWNEAYPNRQIELETTQYPYAGMHRKLILSLQSGVGAPDIADVEINKFGNYLKGKPQLTNLNDLIEPVKDQYVQSRLKIYSKNGKLYGIPTHLGSSVMFYNKNILDEAGVDPDNIVTWDDFIQAGKKIKSATGKPMLGINTTDVNQYWPMVLQRGSHFINNSNEFSIDTKINADSLKLLDQLVHKYKIAVPAPGGDQDVEKFYGFMSKEKVTSVLAPMWYMSRFVQYMPDLKNKIIVRPMPKWTPNGDRSAGIGGTGTVIPKQTKHPDLAKDFLKFAKVTKEANIQIWKQLGFIPPRADVYDSPKLQEPNKFNTYFLNDDLFEVVREIRNEINGPNVSGKLPRIAKPISSALHTVIRKNSETPAEALEGADKGLK; from the coding sequence TTGAACAGGATTTCAAGGATTGCCATATCCCTAGTATTATTAGTGGGCTTCACTATATCCGGATGTTCGAATGCCAAACAATCAGGTACATCTGAAGATGGTGCAACAAAGATAACGCTGTGGTCGTTTGTTGAAATGCACTTAAATTTCTATGAAGATGCAGCAAAAAGGTGGAATGAAGCTTATCCTAATCGGCAAATTGAACTCGAAACGACTCAATATCCTTATGCTGGTATGCATAGGAAGCTCATTCTTTCATTACAGTCGGGAGTTGGAGCACCGGATATTGCTGATGTTGAAATCAACAAGTTTGGAAATTACTTAAAAGGTAAGCCCCAGTTAACTAATTTAAATGATCTTATTGAACCGGTTAAAGATCAATATGTTCAGTCTAGACTTAAGATTTATAGCAAAAATGGCAAGCTTTACGGCATTCCCACTCATTTAGGTTCATCTGTCATGTTTTACAACAAAAACATACTAGATGAAGCAGGAGTAGACCCGGACAACATTGTAACTTGGGATGATTTTATTCAGGCAGGTAAAAAGATCAAATCAGCAACCGGGAAACCCATGCTTGGCATTAATACAACGGACGTTAATCAGTATTGGCCAATGGTTCTCCAACGAGGATCTCATTTTATCAATAACAGTAATGAGTTTTCGATTGACACCAAGATCAATGCTGACAGTTTAAAGCTCTTAGATCAACTTGTTCACAAATACAAAATTGCAGTGCCAGCTCCGGGTGGCGATCAAGATGTCGAGAAGTTTTATGGTTTTATGAGTAAAGAGAAAGTAACATCTGTCTTAGCTCCCATGTGGTATATGAGCCGTTTCGTCCAATATATGCCTGACCTAAAGAATAAGATCATTGTTCGTCCGATGCCAAAATGGACCCCTAATGGCGACCGATCTGCAGGTATCGGTGGAACAGGGACCGTTATTCCTAAACAAACGAAACACCCTGATCTTGCCAAAGATTTTCTGAAATTTGCTAAAGTCACGAAGGAGGCCAATATTCAAATTTGGAAACAACTTGGATTTATTCCACCTCGGGCAGACGTCTATGATTCACCGAAATTACAGGAACCAAATAAGTTCAACACATACTTTCTTAATGATGATCTTTTTGAGGTCGTACGCGAGATTAGAAACGAAATTAACGGTCCTAATGTAAGTGGTAAATTACCAAGAATAGCTAAGCCGATTTCTAGTGCTCTACACACAGTGATTCGGAAAAATAGTGAAACACCTGCGGAGGCCCTAGAAGGTGCTGATAAAGGGCTTAAATAA
- a CDS encoding Gfo/Idh/MocA family protein, with product MSTHSIGMIMNGVTGRMGTRQHLIRSIVAIREQGGVPLGNGDYIMPDPILVGRNQEKLKALAEKYAIDRWTTDLSEALSDDRNEIYFDSQTTSRREASIKQAIKANKHIYCEKPTATSLKGSLELARLAKEAGVKNGVVQDKLFLPGVMKLKRLLDANFFGDILSVRMEFGYWVFEGDWQEGQRPSWNYKSEEGGGIVADMFPHWRYVLDHLFGSIQSLSAVTATHIHERVDEDGKLYKATADDAAYATMELENGVIASINSSWAVRVDRDDLLTIQVDGTEGSAVAGLRGCKTQHRVNTPKPVWNPDLENSIDFQDQWAEVPDNQLFENAFKIQWEMFLKHVHQDDAFPWDFLEGAKGTQLADLGLQSSKERRWLDVPELNV from the coding sequence ATGAGTACACATAGTATAGGAATGATCATGAATGGTGTGACTGGGCGCATGGGAACCAGGCAACACTTAATTCGTTCTATAGTTGCGATCCGTGAACAAGGGGGTGTTCCGCTTGGCAACGGGGACTACATTATGCCGGACCCTATTCTTGTCGGTCGTAATCAAGAAAAATTAAAAGCGCTTGCTGAAAAATATGCTATTGATCGTTGGACGACTGATCTATCAGAAGCATTGTCAGATGATAGGAATGAGATTTACTTTGATTCACAGACAACGTCCCGCCGTGAAGCATCTATTAAACAAGCAATTAAAGCCAACAAGCATATTTATTGTGAAAAACCAACGGCCACTTCATTAAAAGGCTCTTTAGAGCTTGCAAGACTTGCCAAAGAAGCCGGTGTGAAAAACGGCGTTGTCCAGGATAAACTCTTTTTGCCAGGCGTTATGAAACTCAAGAGATTACTAGATGCTAACTTTTTTGGTGACATTCTCTCAGTTCGCATGGAATTTGGCTATTGGGTATTTGAAGGAGATTGGCAAGAGGGGCAGCGTCCTTCTTGGAACTATAAAAGTGAAGAAGGTGGCGGCATTGTTGCTGATATGTTCCCACATTGGCGCTATGTATTGGATCACCTATTTGGATCCATTCAATCATTGTCGGCAGTGACAGCGACCCATATTCACGAACGGGTCGATGAAGATGGAAAGCTCTATAAGGCTACCGCTGATGATGCCGCTTACGCTACTATGGAGCTAGAAAACGGCGTTATTGCTAGTATTAACTCTTCATGGGCGGTTCGTGTAGATCGTGATGATCTGCTGACGATTCAAGTCGATGGGACAGAAGGCAGTGCTGTCGCAGGTCTTCGTGGCTGCAAAACCCAGCATAGGGTGAACACACCCAAACCCGTTTGGAACCCGGATTTGGAAAATTCAATTGATTTCCAAGATCAATGGGCGGAAGTACCAGATAATCAACTATTTGAAAATGCCTTTAAAATTCAATGGGAAATGTTCCTCAAGCATGTCCATCAAGATGATGCTTTCCCATGGGATTTTCTAGAAGGGGCTAAAGGAACGCAACTTGCCGACCTTGGTCTGCAGTCGTCCAAAGAACGCCGTTGGCTTGATGTACCTGAATTGAATGTGTAA
- a CDS encoding Gfo/Idh/MocA family protein has translation MTNKTKPTDHTQFEPNHHQEVPVEDDQLFIAVSGLEHGHIYSMCQGMKAAGATICWVWDEDPEKITAFQKTFPEASHAASLSQILDDEKVQMVASAAVPSERCEIGIKVLDAGKHFFSAKTPFTTIEQLIRAEQKVNETGLLWAVFYSERLQVECAGFAEQLIQKGAIGDVVQVLGTGPHRLNIHQRPDWFFWKEKYGGIVCDIGSHQIEQFLWFAGAKDAKILSSTVMNMSHPDTPEFEAYGDAHLIADNGTIHYFRVDWFTPDGLSNWGDGRTVILGTDGYIELRKYVDIADQSEGERLYLVNHGGERMYNVKGQVGYPYFYRLAHDVLEHTSTAMSQKHTFKAAELCLLAQEQATTIRR, from the coding sequence ATGACTAACAAAACAAAGCCAACAGATCATACGCAATTTGAACCCAATCATCATCAGGAGGTGCCTGTTGAAGATGATCAGCTCTTTATTGCAGTATCCGGTCTAGAACATGGCCACATCTATAGTATGTGTCAAGGGATGAAAGCTGCAGGAGCAACCATTTGTTGGGTTTGGGATGAAGATCCAGAGAAAATAACAGCCTTCCAGAAGACGTTCCCTGAGGCCAGTCATGCCGCTTCTCTGTCCCAAATTTTAGATGATGAGAAGGTACAGATGGTGGCAAGTGCTGCTGTCCCCTCAGAACGCTGTGAAATAGGAATAAAAGTTTTGGACGCTGGGAAACACTTTTTTTCAGCAAAAACGCCCTTTACGACAATAGAGCAGTTGATACGAGCTGAACAGAAGGTAAATGAAACAGGACTTCTTTGGGCTGTTTTTTATAGTGAGCGGTTGCAGGTTGAATGCGCAGGTTTTGCGGAACAACTGATTCAAAAGGGTGCAATCGGTGATGTTGTGCAAGTTCTGGGCACGGGTCCACACCGATTGAATATTCATCAGCGGCCAGATTGGTTTTTTTGGAAAGAAAAATATGGTGGTATTGTTTGTGATATTGGCAGTCACCAAATTGAGCAATTCCTCTGGTTTGCAGGTGCAAAAGATGCAAAAATCTTGAGCAGTACGGTTATGAATATGTCCCATCCTGACACCCCTGAATTTGAAGCTTACGGGGATGCTCATTTAATAGCTGACAACGGAACGATACATTACTTTCGAGTTGATTGGTTCACTCCGGACGGGTTAAGTAATTGGGGGGATGGGCGCACGGTGATACTTGGAACAGACGGATACATTGAACTGCGTAAATATGTTGATATTGCTGATCAGTCTGAAGGGGAGCGTTTATATTTAGTGAATCATGGTGGAGAGCGCATGTACAATGTCAAAGGTCAAGTCGGTTATCCTTATTTTTACCGGTTAGCACATGATGTCCTTGAACATACATCGACCGCTATGTCTCAAAAACATACTTTTAAAGCAGCTGAACTTTGTTTATTGGCCCAAGAACAAGCAACGACTATCAGGCGATAA
- a CDS encoding carbohydrate ABC transporter permease, with product MQWVKNNSMLSILAHLLFIAASFLAIFPLLVIIIGSFKDAVELFRSGVNLKLTPELFTWDNYKNLFTEGTIYFRWFWNSIVVTFLYTVISVFLSGMVGYGLGVYKFKGRNIIFSLVLFLMMIPVEILLLPLYKLSIFLNIINTYWGVILPFAVTPFVVFFFRQFSIGLPKDFLDSARVDGCSEFGIFFKIMAPMMVPAFGAMSIMQAMFSWNNFLWPLIVLRTDDMFTLPIGLASLMSPYGNNYSILLAGSTLMVIPILIIFLFFQRYFISGLTTGGIKG from the coding sequence ATGCAGTGGGTTAAAAACAATAGTATGTTGTCAATACTTGCACATTTACTATTTATTGCCGCAAGTTTTTTAGCTATATTTCCTTTACTCGTTATTATCATTGGATCCTTTAAAGATGCGGTGGAGTTATTTCGATCGGGCGTTAATTTAAAACTTACGCCGGAATTATTTACTTGGGACAATTACAAGAATCTTTTTACAGAAGGGACGATTTATTTTCGCTGGTTCTGGAATAGTATCGTTGTAACCTTCCTTTACACCGTTATTTCTGTCTTTTTGTCAGGTATGGTGGGTTATGGCTTGGGGGTCTATAAATTCAAAGGACGGAACATCATTTTTAGTCTTGTCCTATTTTTAATGATGATTCCGGTTGAAATTCTGTTACTGCCTCTCTATAAGCTATCAATCTTTTTGAACATTATTAACACGTATTGGGGTGTGATTTTGCCTTTTGCCGTAACCCCTTTTGTTGTTTTCTTCTTTAGGCAATTTTCAATTGGGTTACCTAAAGACTTTCTTGATTCTGCAAGGGTCGATGGGTGTTCAGAGTTTGGTATATTCTTTAAGATTATGGCACCGATGATGGTTCCAGCATTTGGGGCGATGAGTATTATGCAGGCCATGTTCAGTTGGAATAATTTCTTATGGCCATTGATTGTTCTAAGAACCGATGACATGTTTACTTTGCCTATTGGCTTAGCATCGCTTATGTCTCCTTATGGGAATAATTATTCCATTCTCTTGGCAGGATCAACGCTAATGGTCATTCCCATTTTGATTATATTCTTGTTCTTCCAACGTTACTTTATTTCTGGTCTAACGACTGGAGGCATTAAAGGTTAA
- the arfA gene encoding arabinosylfuranosidase ArfA — translation MTHHKQSKMILDKAFKVGEVDDRIYGSFIEHLGRAVYEGVYEPDHPLADEQGFRKDVMDLVKELNVPLVRYPGGNFVSGYNWEDGVGPVEDRPKRLDLAWSTTESNQVGTNEFMDWAKKVNAEVNMAVNLGTRGVDAARNLVEYCNHPSGTYWSDLRISHGYQQPHNVKTWCLGNEMDGPWQIGHKTAEEYGRIAAESAKAMKWVDPSIELVACGSSNRSMPTFADWEATVLEHTYEHVDYISLHTYYGNRDNDLGNYLAQSLDMDEFIKSVIATCDYVKAKKRSKKNMYLSFDEWNVWFHSNEQDKQVEPWSEAPHLLEDIYTFEDALLVGSMLITLLKHADRVKIACLAQLVNVIAPIMTTKGGEAWQQTIFYPYMHASVYGRGTVLDPVISSPVYDSKDFTDVPYLDSTAVFNEDHNELTIFAVNRSQEDALTLDCDIRNFEDYQVIEHTVLENNDVKATNQDNHNNVKPHSNGDAVVTTGSIQAHLPKLSWNVIRLKKMA, via the coding sequence ATGACTCATCACAAACAATCAAAGATGATTCTTGACAAGGCATTTAAAGTAGGCGAAGTTGACGATCGTATTTATGGTTCCTTCATTGAACATCTTGGCAGAGCAGTTTATGAAGGCGTGTATGAACCAGATCATCCACTTGCAGATGAGCAGGGATTCAGAAAAGATGTCATGGATTTAGTGAAAGAATTGAACGTACCTCTTGTTAGATATCCAGGCGGTAATTTTGTTTCCGGATATAATTGGGAAGATGGTGTCGGCCCTGTAGAAGATAGACCGAAACGCCTCGATTTGGCATGGTCGACGACTGAATCTAACCAAGTTGGCACCAATGAGTTCATGGATTGGGCGAAGAAAGTCAATGCCGAAGTTAACATGGCGGTTAATTTGGGAACAAGGGGTGTGGATGCTGCGCGAAACCTTGTTGAGTATTGTAACCATCCATCAGGAACCTATTGGAGTGACCTCAGAATCTCACATGGCTATCAACAGCCTCACAATGTCAAAACATGGTGTCTCGGCAATGAAATGGATGGTCCTTGGCAGATTGGTCATAAAACTGCCGAGGAGTACGGTAGAATTGCGGCAGAATCGGCCAAAGCCATGAAGTGGGTGGATCCTTCAATAGAATTAGTCGCGTGTGGCAGTTCCAATCGGTCGATGCCAACGTTTGCTGATTGGGAAGCCACAGTTCTTGAACATACTTATGAACACGTCGACTATATTTCGCTTCATACTTATTATGGCAACCGCGATAATGATTTAGGTAACTATTTGGCACAGTCATTAGATATGGATGAATTTATCAAATCTGTGATTGCTACTTGCGATTATGTCAAAGCCAAAAAACGGAGTAAGAAAAATATGTATCTTTCATTTGATGAGTGGAATGTATGGTTCCATTCGAATGAACAAGATAAGCAGGTTGAACCTTGGTCTGAGGCTCCGCATTTACTTGAAGATATATATACATTTGAGGATGCTTTACTTGTTGGCAGTATGCTAATCACGCTTTTAAAGCATGCTGATCGTGTCAAAATCGCTTGTCTTGCTCAGCTTGTCAATGTGATTGCACCGATTATGACAACAAAAGGCGGCGAAGCATGGCAGCAAACGATCTTTTATCCTTATATGCATGCATCTGTGTATGGTCGAGGAACAGTATTAGATCCAGTTATTTCATCACCGGTCTATGATTCAAAGGATTTTACGGATGTCCCCTATCTCGATTCAACGGCTGTATTTAATGAAGATCATAACGAACTGACCATTTTTGCCGTCAATCGTAGTCAGGAAGATGCATTAACGTTGGATTGTGATATTCGCAATTTTGAAGACTATCAAGTTATTGAACATACGGTTCTAGAAAATAACGATGTCAAAGCGACAAATCAAGATAATCATAACAACGTTAAGCCACACAGTAATGGCGATGCGGTCGTCACTACGGGCTCAATTCAAGCTCATTTACCTAAGCTTTCTTGGAATGTGATTCGATTGAAAAAGATGGCTTAA
- a CDS encoding AraC family transcriptional regulator: protein MSVQIGSQRSAIISLYESKHNEKDSVESHHHRTHQILYTLEGEGACTLNGQEYQIVRDSFIIITPLTEHSIAANSKMTILVLEFDATVLSADIQEQLIPAVFQRACVQQLSMFDSGELRQLLRKMLYEQSHGDRLWEMALRVYMAELLFTIARSYQDIPQADTNTLRVERLRHYIDTRYFDISNAEDIANRMGLSKRYMQSIFKEYYGSTPMQYLTEVRLGLVKQLLVETEKDIVSICFEVGFESLSTFYRLFKKHIGVPPNMYRTTQRNL from the coding sequence ATGAGTGTTCAAATAGGGAGTCAACGTTCTGCCATTATATCTCTTTATGAAAGCAAGCATAATGAGAAAGACAGTGTGGAGTCTCACCATCACAGGACCCATCAAATTTTATACACATTAGAAGGTGAAGGTGCTTGCACATTGAATGGACAAGAATATCAAATTGTGCGAGATAGTTTTATTATCATTACGCCCCTAACCGAGCATTCGATTGCTGCTAATTCGAAAATGACCATCCTCGTGCTTGAATTTGATGCTACGGTTTTAAGTGCGGATATCCAGGAGCAATTGATACCTGCAGTCTTCCAAAGAGCATGTGTACAACAACTGAGCATGTTCGATAGTGGTGAGCTTCGCCAGCTGCTTCGGAAAATGTTGTATGAACAGTCGCACGGTGATCGGCTTTGGGAGATGGCATTAAGAGTCTATATGGCTGAATTGCTTTTTACCATTGCGCGTTCATATCAGGATATACCTCAAGCGGATACGAATACTTTGCGAGTTGAACGGCTGCGACATTATATTGATACTCGATATTTCGATATCAGCAATGCAGAGGATATTGCGAATCGAATGGGCTTGAGCAAACGCTATATGCAGAGTATTTTTAAAGAATATTACGGCAGTACACCGATGCAATATTTGACAGAAGTTCGCCTAGGACTAGTCAAGCAACTGCTAGTTGAAACGGAGAAAGATATTGTGTCGATATGTTTTGAGGTCGGATTTGAATCACTCTCTACTTTTTATCGTTTATTTAAAAAGCACATCGGTGTTCCGCCTAATATGTATCGAACGACACAAAGAAATTTATAA